One genomic region from Spirosoma sp. KCTC 42546 encodes:
- a CDS encoding transposase family protein, translated as MESFLPIVQFLLPEFILQNFELTSIDRPEGVFHVHIEEKNADETDPQRKNLLSKGFFPTITVQDFPIRGHQVFLHIKRRRWLNTKTGKVVYRDWTQVAEGTRMTGEFAAFLKDISRYQPD; from the coding sequence TTGGAGAGTTTCTTGCCCATCGTTCAGTTTCTGTTGCCTGAGTTCATCCTACAAAATTTTGAATTGACCTCCATCGACCGCCCTGAGGGAGTCTTTCATGTTCATATCGAAGAGAAAAATGCCGATGAGACGGACCCTCAACGGAAGAATCTGCTCTCCAAAGGCTTTTTCCCCACTATCACCGTCCAGGACTTTCCCATCCGGGGCCACCAGGTATTCCTGCATATCAAGCGCCGTCGCTGGCTTAATACCAAAACAGGAAAAGTCGTTTATCGAGACTGGACTCAAGTAGCAGAAGGAACGCGGATGACCGGTGAGTTTGCCGCTTTTTTAAAAGACATCAGTCGATACCAACCCGATTAA
- a CDS encoding transposase — MRQYRDFQSGFTDWDQRGHAKEWLLYAHNLGSHLSLDETSLSQGELYTILTNKAAKGGKGSIVAIVAGTKADTVIEVLRKLPESQRKKVKEVTLDMAGNMALIAKKCFPKATQVTDRFHVQQLALEAVQDMRIAYRWQALEADNEALEQAKLNQTDYQPEMLANGDTVKQLLARSRYVLYKKATNWTESQRERAMLLFERYPDLKTAYELSQSLSYIFEATTNKLYGLARLAKWHEGVRQAGFKAFNTVARSIQNHYETILNYFDNRSTNASAESFNAKIKAFRAQFRGVRNVEFFLYRLTQLYA, encoded by the coding sequence TTGCGCCAATATCGTGATTTTCAGAGTGGCTTTACCGATTGGGATCAACGAGGCCACGCTAAAGAGTGGCTGTTGTATGCCCACAATCTGGGGTCGCATCTGTCATTGGATGAAACCAGTCTGTCGCAGGGAGAACTCTACACCATCCTGACGAATAAAGCGGCTAAAGGTGGCAAAGGAAGTATCGTGGCCATTGTCGCAGGAACTAAAGCCGATACAGTCATTGAAGTCTTGCGTAAGTTGCCTGAAAGTCAGCGCAAAAAGGTAAAAGAGGTTACTCTGGACATGGCGGGTAATATGGCTCTGATTGCTAAAAAATGTTTTCCCAAGGCTACTCAGGTGACTGATCGGTTCCATGTGCAACAATTAGCGCTGGAGGCTGTTCAGGACATGCGGATTGCGTATCGCTGGCAAGCCTTGGAAGCCGACAATGAAGCCCTGGAGCAAGCTAAGCTTAACCAGACCGACTATCAACCAGAGATGCTTGCCAATGGCGATACGGTCAAACAACTGCTGGCTCGCAGCCGCTATGTGCTCTATAAAAAGGCGACTAACTGGACAGAAAGCCAGCGTGAGCGGGCTATGCTGCTATTTGAGCGTTATCCAGATTTGAAGACAGCCTATGAATTGAGTCAATCCTTGAGCTACATCTTTGAGGCTACCACCAATAAGCTTTACGGCTTAGCTCGGTTGGCTAAGTGGCATGAGGGGGTACGTCAAGCGGGCTTTAAAGCCTTCAACACGGTGGCCCGCTCCATTCAGAACCACTATGAAACGATCTTGAATTATTTTGACAATCGCAGTACCAATGCCTCAGCCGAGTCCTTCAATGCCAAGATCAAAGCGTTCCGGGCTCAGTTCAGAGGGGTTCGCAACGTAGAATTCTTCTTATATCGGCTCACTCAGTTATATGCTTAA
- a CDS encoding DUF2806 domain-containing protein: MLPELNSDNLNKAGELVKQTAGYLKLADIIRNILGEQAALFLFRKKTTLEAERAQQLAEVELSKKFIDKSIDNFASTEEGKYTMSAVGAAFAHQQLRKFNNLSNIIDTALEELEQKESAISEKAVDEDWVTRFLNYAGDVSNDEIQRLWGRVLAGEIARPSSFSVRTIEFLKNVSKVEAEIINDMAKVCLSMNVIAFLPGRISDYTSENQSKLSQDDLTRLDELGLIQLQNKVINLTITHSQNQTYITFNYGRFIVFFDVITDLYNIYIPAISLNQTANELRQLIDFEIDTKILMQVKKLIIDAIGNKHPMTCKYIDSRYLKIENYGRGQTILIYFRTSKNEKEIILN, from the coding sequence ATGTTGCCTGAATTAAATTCAGATAATTTAAATAAAGCTGGCGAACTAGTAAAACAGACGGCAGGCTACCTGAAACTTGCTGATATTATCCGCAATATTTTAGGCGAACAAGCAGCACTATTTTTATTTCGGAAAAAGACAACTTTAGAAGCCGAAAGAGCCCAACAGTTGGCGGAAGTTGAATTGTCAAAAAAATTTATTGATAAATCAATAGATAATTTTGCCTCAACCGAAGAGGGTAAATATACCATGAGTGCCGTTGGAGCAGCGTTCGCTCATCAGCAACTACGCAAATTTAACAACCTAAGTAATATAATAGATACTGCCTTAGAAGAGCTTGAACAGAAGGAATCTGCTATTTCAGAAAAGGCCGTTGATGAAGATTGGGTGACTCGATTTTTGAATTATGCCGGTGACGTTTCGAATGATGAGATACAAAGATTGTGGGGGCGTGTCTTGGCAGGAGAAATAGCTAGACCTAGTTCCTTCTCCGTCAGAACAATTGAATTTTTAAAAAATGTCTCCAAGGTAGAAGCTGAAATTATTAATGATATGGCAAAAGTTTGCTTATCTATGAATGTTATAGCTTTTTTACCTGGAAGAATCAGCGATTATACTTCTGAAAATCAAAGTAAATTAAGTCAAGATGATTTAACTCGTTTAGATGAGCTTGGGTTAATTCAACTTCAAAATAAAGTAATAAATTTAACAATCACTCATAGTCAAAATCAGACTTATATTACTTTTAACTATGGAAGATTTATTGTCTTTTTCGACGTTATAACTGACCTGTATAATATATATATACCCGCTATAAGTTTGAATCAAACGGCCAATGAACTAAGGCAATTAATTGATTTTGAAATAGATACAAAGATTCTTATGCAAGTAAAAAAACTCATTATAGATGCAATTGGCAATAAGCATCCTATGACCTGTAAATATATAGATTCGCGTTATTTAAAGATTGAAAATTACGGGAGAGGCCAAACAATATTAATCTATTTTCGCACATCAAAAAATGAGAAGGAAATAATACTAAATTAA
- a CDS encoding DUF4062 domain-containing protein: protein MAQRRKLQVFVSSTYTDLKEERQAAVEAILTARHIPAGMELLAG, encoded by the coding sequence ATGGCACAAAGGAGAAAGCTTCAAGTATTTGTCTCTTCTACCTATACGGACCTTAAAGAAGAACGTCAAGCTGCTGTTGAAGCTATCTTGACGGCACGCCATATTCCCGCTGGCATGGAGCTATTGGCTGGCTAG
- a CDS encoding transposase encodes MFFHDELRTGTRTELGTKWTPMGHRPVAPVKIGYESVWLYLTSCPLTGEGFAAFLPRLDGEQFQWFIEQVQTCLISKALFIADGATAHKAEFFAKDKLRFIRLPTACPELNPVERFFKEVRRQLKSRVFTTLEQAQQCVQEAVELLADKVVSITAFPYIRDASNQY; translated from the coding sequence ATCTTTTTCCATGATGAATTACGGACTGGTACCCGGACTGAACTTGGCACTAAGTGGACACCTATGGGTCATCGCCCGGTTGCTCCTGTCAAGATTGGCTATGAAAGCGTGTGGCTCTATTTGACAAGTTGCCCCTTGACGGGTGAAGGCTTTGCCGCTTTTTTACCCCGACTGGATGGGGAGCAGTTTCAATGGTTCATCGAGCAAGTACAAACTTGTTTAATCAGCAAGGCTTTGTTTATTGCTGATGGAGCCACGGCCCATAAAGCCGAGTTTTTTGCTAAGGACAAGTTGCGCTTTATTCGTTTACCGACAGCTTGCCCCGAATTAAATCCAGTGGAACGTTTCTTCAAGGAAGTGCGCAGACAGCTAAAAAGTCGGGTCTTTACCACACTGGAGCAGGCTCAACAATGCGTGCAAGAAGCGGTCGAATTATTGGCCGATAAAGTGGTATCGATAACCGCGTTTCCATATATAAGAGATGCGTCAAACCAGTATTGA
- a CDS encoding winged helix-turn-helix domain-containing protein produces MNYASKITQDLDDLLRLEKQQTNARLRDYVRFLRILKAGQLTTQLAVAKQLNLSLRQAQRLWQRYQQKGITGLLQSQYVPYWGKLSTTQISRLRAYLLTNQAQTLANIQTFLADSFGVDYTIGGVSELCKRLEVKPKQGRPVNARQQPGAVEAFKKSFNS; encoded by the coding sequence ATGAATTACGCTAGTAAAATCACCCAAGACTTGGACGATCTGCTCAGGCTTGAAAAGCAACAAACCAATGCCCGCCTGCGCGATTATGTCCGTTTCCTGCGGATTCTTAAAGCAGGACAGCTTACGACTCAACTGGCCGTTGCCAAGCAACTTAACCTGAGCCTTCGACAAGCGCAACGGCTTTGGCAACGCTATCAACAAAAAGGAATTACCGGCTTGCTTCAATCCCAATACGTGCCCTACTGGGGCAAACTCTCCACTACCCAAATCAGCCGACTCCGGGCTTATCTGCTCACTAATCAGGCCCAAACTTTAGCCAATATTCAAACCTTCTTGGCGGACTCGTTTGGAGTTGACTACACCATTGGTGGCGTCAGTGAACTCTGCAAACGACTCGAAGTCAAGCCCAAACAGGGCCGCCCGGTTAATGCCCGTCAGCAACCGGGGGCAGTCGAGGCTTTTAAAAAAAGTTTCAACAGCTAA
- a CDS encoding helix-turn-helix domain-containing protein, which yields MEDIKVQVGQLIRDTRKAKGLTQKEIGKKMGITEASFNRYENGVANLSLETVQKIAEALNLKARLIFE from the coding sequence ATGGAAGACATAAAAGTTCAGGTTGGGCAACTCATACGCGATACGAGAAAAGCCAAAGGGTTAACTCAAAAAGAAATAGGTAAAAAAATGGGCATCACAGAGGCATCATTCAATAGGTATGAAAACGGCGTAGCGAATCTTTCACTTGAGACGGTTCAGAAGATTGCCGAGGCTTTGAATCTAAAAGCTCGATTGATTTTTGAATAA
- a CDS encoding ATP-binding protein — MQISIKIPDFLLEKLKRSVYNKLVEDVLSNYVDWIARNETVFFREYTDHGIDHLEGVLETSVSLLTDKSKNIFSDSDACLLVISTILHDVALHIHEDQFIILVSKGSYTNHIKELDSETWHTLWIKYAAEASRFSQSQLQLYFGVSETIPIPDLKSPQSWNPLQYQLIGEFLRRNHPRLAHDFAVFGFPAVENGSNIFIKPDDGKFKKFIDLAGLVARSHGTSLRGLFDYIKNTFGHLRDQEGSHAIYIMTVLRIADFLQLQSSRAPKGQMIVKNLKSPLSRREWSIHSAIQNIVYDQHEDPESVEVIIDPSKITIELFLRIRDLLNLLQKELDYSWAVLGEVFGRFNESALGLTIRRVRSNIDDNKKFSKQAGFVTEKATFTAADAELLKLFIKPLYGDKPEIAVRELIQNAVDAVRERLIFEPNNTDLENSPAVIVSIHKVEDSKWMLRVEDKGIGMSLNTIIGYFLNAGASFRLSTIWKEKFIDEKGKAKVLRSGRFGVGALAAFMLAEDPTQIEMKVTTRHISSNIDGAYEFTTKLSDTPIQIKYVDKKEPGTVIEIITANPPAFLQESSKENTSENWDWYCLDKPIVERLSLNGKRLQQMVSLPSSLETSKYDYHWIEPKDYESIGWTYSDFPPVVCNGIIVIGNKNSAKYTLADGKFINKEIKMNLPSLSIFDKDGKLPITLDRLRIEYNQLQFLGEIREDVEKNILAFFLTAAPNEYIVNNKNFNEPLLKIHPSLKGHLSKIPWMFSESGTILYCPELLSSSKNKNIVEVADSSLIPYLTSNLPLNLKNPCFAIDVYSIWDDLQSRSLKVIGGSRLKIERQQIDQGKLYNILSLLDNRIAINRENYISLDSINSFLRQKFEYTNLNSFDDILELIERKLQFFRPYLDTDSDDYYFEAMTTIRRRSFSIDVLKRFLYELEDANIATESHSFFQIFNNKRETGNLSKNKNIKAIVANFLGRNHRQYDKELLYSIEREIGHLFDNNFQFDNIEYHRLREDIMHKINRLNQRATNYTDLSFILQEIKNLNQLPPVIDVESFGQADRTLDWIKIKTLDFKRESASFPVAEIVLDNDFKYTSSNNFLAKIWIEYIGYNEIPFDEPSRRELIDKIQTKVNIERHILHWNNALNEEANKRAIK; from the coding sequence ATGCAAATTTCAATAAAAATTCCCGATTTTCTTTTAGAGAAGCTTAAAAGGTCAGTTTATAATAAACTCGTAGAAGATGTCTTGTCGAATTATGTCGATTGGATAGCGCGAAATGAAACGGTTTTTTTTAGAGAATATACAGATCATGGCATAGATCATTTAGAAGGTGTATTAGAAACATCAGTTTCTTTATTAACCGATAAATCTAAGAATATTTTTAGTGACTCGGATGCTTGCTTATTGGTAATCTCAACTATCTTACATGATGTGGCATTACATATACATGAAGATCAATTTATTATATTAGTTAGTAAGGGTTCATATACAAATCATATTAAAGAGCTTGATTCAGAAACTTGGCACACCTTATGGATTAAATATGCGGCAGAAGCAAGTCGATTTAGTCAATCTCAATTACAACTATATTTTGGAGTGTCGGAAACTATACCTATCCCTGATTTGAAGTCACCTCAATCATGGAACCCATTGCAATATCAATTAATAGGTGAATTTTTGAGACGTAATCATCCAAGACTTGCTCATGATTTTGCCGTGTTTGGTTTCCCTGCTGTAGAAAACGGTAGCAATATATTTATTAAGCCTGACGATGGGAAATTTAAAAAATTCATAGACTTAGCAGGGTTAGTTGCAAGAAGTCATGGTACTTCTTTGAGAGGGTTATTTGATTATATTAAAAATACATTTGGTCATCTAAGAGATCAGGAAGGTTCGCATGCAATCTATATAATGACTGTTTTACGAATAGCAGATTTTCTTCAATTACAGTCTTCAAGAGCACCCAAAGGGCAAATGATTGTAAAAAATTTAAAAAGCCCTCTAAGTAGGAGAGAATGGAGTATTCATTCTGCAATTCAAAACATAGTATATGATCAACATGAAGATCCAGAAAGTGTTGAAGTAATTATTGATCCATCGAAAATCACTATTGAATTATTTTTAAGAATTCGAGATTTACTGAATTTATTACAAAAAGAGTTAGATTATTCTTGGGCTGTTTTAGGTGAGGTATTTGGCAGGTTCAATGAAAGTGCCCTGGGCTTAACGATTAGACGTGTACGCTCCAATATTGACGATAATAAGAAATTTAGTAAACAAGCAGGCTTTGTAACAGAAAAAGCTACATTTACAGCTGCTGATGCGGAACTATTAAAGTTATTTATTAAGCCTTTATATGGAGATAAACCGGAAATTGCAGTACGAGAGCTTATTCAAAATGCAGTTGATGCAGTCAGAGAGCGATTAATATTTGAACCCAATAACACTGATCTAGAAAACTCTCCTGCTGTTATAGTCTCTATCCATAAAGTTGAAGATAGTAAATGGATGCTTCGTGTTGAAGATAAAGGAATTGGCATGTCTTTAAATACAATAATTGGTTACTTTTTAAATGCAGGGGCCTCATTTAGATTATCAACCATTTGGAAAGAAAAATTTATTGACGAAAAAGGTAAAGCTAAAGTTTTAAGATCAGGCCGATTTGGTGTAGGTGCTTTAGCTGCTTTTATGTTGGCAGAAGATCCTACACAAATTGAAATGAAAGTGACAACAAGACATATTTCAAGTAATATTGATGGAGCTTATGAATTTACTACTAAATTATCCGATACTCCCATACAGATTAAATATGTTGATAAAAAAGAGCCAGGTACAGTTATAGAGATAATAACTGCAAACCCACCAGCATTCCTCCAGGAATCATCAAAGGAAAATACTTCTGAAAATTGGGATTGGTATTGTTTGGATAAGCCTATAGTCGAGCGGTTAAGTTTAAATGGAAAGCGCCTTCAGCAAATGGTTTCATTGCCATCCTCATTAGAAACATCTAAATACGATTACCATTGGATAGAGCCAAAAGATTATGAAAGTATTGGTTGGACGTACTCTGATTTTCCGCCAGTCGTTTGTAACGGTATAATAGTAATTGGCAATAAAAATAGTGCAAAATATACACTTGCAGATGGTAAGTTTATTAATAAAGAAATCAAGATGAATTTGCCATCTTTGTCAATTTTCGATAAAGATGGCAAATTACCAATTACGTTAGATAGGTTAAGGATTGAATACAATCAATTGCAATTTCTTGGGGAAATTAGAGAGGATGTTGAAAAAAACATTTTAGCATTTTTTCTAACTGCGGCTCCAAATGAATATATTGTTAATAATAAAAATTTCAATGAGCCACTATTGAAAATTCATCCATCTTTAAAAGGTCATTTAAGTAAAATACCATGGATGTTTTCTGAGTCAGGAACTATACTCTATTGCCCTGAGTTGTTGAGTAGTTCAAAAAATAAAAATATTGTAGAAGTTGCTGATTCATCGCTTATCCCATACTTAACTTCTAACTTGCCTTTAAACTTGAAAAATCCATGTTTCGCTATTGACGTTTATTCAATATGGGATGATTTGCAGAGTAGATCACTGAAAGTAATAGGTGGGTCTAGATTGAAAATAGAACGACAACAGATTGATCAAGGCAAGCTATATAACATTTTAAGTTTATTAGACAATCGTATTGCCATAAATAGAGAAAACTATATTTCTCTTGATTCAATAAATAGTTTTCTTCGTCAAAAATTCGAATATACAAATTTGAATAGTTTTGATGATATACTCGAATTAATCGAAAGAAAACTGCAATTTTTTAGACCATATCTAGATACTGATTCTGATGATTATTATTTTGAAGCAATGACAACTATTCGTAGAAGAAGTTTTTCAATAGATGTATTAAAACGCTTTCTATATGAGTTAGAGGATGCGAATATAGCAACGGAAAGTCATAGTTTCTTTCAAATTTTTAATAACAAGAGAGAGACTGGCAATTTGTCTAAAAATAAAAATATCAAAGCAATAGTTGCAAATTTCCTTGGCAGGAATCATAGACAGTATGATAAAGAATTATTATATAGCATTGAACGCGAGATTGGGCATCTTTTTGATAATAATTTTCAATTTGATAATATTGAATACCATAGATTAAGAGAGGATATAATGCATAAGATTAATCGGCTAAATCAAAGGGCAACAAATTACACTGATTTAAGTTTTATATTGCAAGAAATAAAAAATTTAAATCAGTTACCACCAGTCATTGATGTTGAGAGTTTTGGCCAAGCCGATAGAACTCTAGATTGGATTAAGATTAAGACACTTGATTTTAAGAGAGAATCTGCATCCTTTCCAGTTGCTGAGATTGTATTAGATAATGATTTCAAATATACATCATCTAATAACTTCTTGGCAAAAATATGGATTGAATATATTGGTTATAATGAAATTCCATTTGATGAACCCTCAAGACGAGAGCTTATTGATAAAATTCAAACTAAAGTTAATATTGAAAGGCATATTTTGCATTGGAATAATGCCCTTAATGAAGAGGCTAATAAACGTGCCATCAAGTAA
- a CDS encoding DUF3592 domain-containing protein, producing the protein MGYLITFLIGVLFLAGSLYLVSTSVHFIKTGTRTVATVEELVQERSKKGKSTYRPIFRFTTITGKDIHYAYKVASSPPDWAVGEKATVVYKLDDPENPMVLSYFGAFGWAVIALAIASVLLIVGGGYYLFGYYAKQFLV; encoded by the coding sequence ATGGGCTACTTGATTACTTTCCTGATTGGCGTTCTTTTCCTTGCCGGTTCACTGTACTTAGTTTCTACCTCTGTTCATTTTATAAAGACCGGTACGCGTACCGTGGCCACAGTCGAAGAGCTTGTTCAGGAACGTAGCAAAAAGGGGAAGTCCACTTACCGGCCTATTTTTAGATTTACGACGATCACCGGTAAAGACATCCATTATGCCTACAAGGTGGCCAGCTCTCCGCCAGACTGGGCCGTGGGCGAAAAAGCTACCGTTGTGTATAAGCTAGACGATCCTGAAAATCCAATGGTGCTCAGTTACTTTGGCGCCTTTGGCTGGGCAGTCATTGCATTGGCCATTGCCTCCGTACTACTCATTGTTGGGGGCGGCTATTACCTGTTCGGCTATTACGCAAAGCAATTTTTAGTGTAG
- a CDS encoding TonB-dependent receptor domain-containing protein, with product MKHLFTLLLLGVGAASALAQALNPGKLSGSLTDSTTTKPVPFATVALMNGAKLITGTTTDGAGMFILPNLPVGSYRLTVSFVGYSTKNLPVVLTADQPERQLGSILLASEGKTLGEVTVAGQKAIVEDKGDRLVYNAEKDISNAGGTAADVLRKVPTLSVDMDGNVQMRGNGNIKVLINGKPSAMMARNLADALRQMPANVIKSIEVITSPGAKYDAEGSAGIINIITKKALQGFNGTASVTAGNLNRGIGTSLNLKKKKFGLSLSANGYQFRNQRENQSVRTTLLPSSDGPSVPLNILTQTSSADNTGTGGYGEMSVDYDPDSTNHINFAANAWGGYYPNNSTVVNRLTNPAGAELQAFRNNVNFRNPYGNGQFDLGYTKSFQKPGQEFSILTQFSRMPDNYVYDTDRFSTADLLIYRQHSSNYSNNTEYTFQTDYTHPFTINGRRDTTNIKLEIGAKGILRDIGSEYRVTQSLDGQSPLVADSSQSNDFNYTQRIYSGYTALRIDTKRKWSLNAGARFEHTDIRGDFLTTQTKLASEYTNLIPSITLSKSIKTHTLKISYTQRIQRPMVWYLNPWLNQSDPKNIQTGNPYLNPELSHASELSYNVSTKKGLSVNTALYYRLTNNAIDYLSTVDAAGISISKPQNIAQRKAVGLNLNLSSQPVKNWNLNGGGDIRYVMLNSPALNQSNSGLVWSVNLNTSYKLPQNYTLQANGNFSSGWLSLQGINTGFYWHSISAKREFMDKKASLTLGLNNPFNRGVSQTNRQSAPTFESEAHSYFIRRSVRLTFEWRFGQMNTGGGKKGKKISNDDKDGR from the coding sequence ATGAAACATCTTTTCACGCTGCTTCTGCTTGGCGTCGGGGCTGCTAGTGCCCTGGCCCAAGCCCTTAACCCCGGTAAGCTGTCCGGCTCGCTTACGGATTCAACAACAACAAAGCCCGTTCCTTTCGCCACGGTGGCCCTGATGAATGGCGCTAAACTGATTACCGGAACCACTACCGATGGAGCAGGCATGTTCATACTGCCTAATTTACCAGTAGGCAGTTATCGGCTAACGGTGTCATTTGTGGGATACAGTACCAAAAATCTGCCGGTCGTACTTACCGCAGATCAACCCGAACGTCAGCTCGGTTCTATCCTGCTTGCTTCGGAAGGAAAAACACTGGGCGAAGTAACGGTAGCTGGTCAGAAAGCGATTGTTGAAGATAAAGGCGATCGACTCGTTTATAACGCGGAAAAAGATATCTCGAATGCGGGCGGTACGGCGGCCGATGTACTCCGAAAAGTACCTACCCTAAGCGTTGACATGGATGGGAACGTGCAGATGCGGGGCAACGGAAATATCAAGGTGTTGATCAACGGAAAGCCCTCAGCCATGATGGCCCGTAATCTGGCCGATGCTCTCCGCCAGATGCCCGCGAATGTTATCAAATCCATTGAAGTCATTACCAGCCCAGGTGCCAAGTACGATGCTGAAGGATCGGCCGGGATCATCAATATTATCACAAAAAAAGCCCTCCAGGGCTTTAATGGCACCGCTTCGGTTACGGCGGGTAATCTAAACCGTGGAATCGGTACAAGCCTTAATCTGAAGAAAAAGAAGTTTGGCCTTTCGCTATCTGCCAATGGTTACCAGTTTCGTAACCAGCGCGAAAATCAATCCGTCCGAACCACCCTCCTACCCAGTAGTGATGGCCCAAGCGTGCCGCTGAACATACTAACCCAGACGAGTAGTGCCGACAATACGGGCACCGGCGGATATGGCGAGATGAGTGTTGACTATGACCCGGATTCTACCAATCATATCAACTTTGCGGCTAATGCATGGGGTGGCTATTATCCCAATAACAGCACGGTGGTGAACCGACTGACGAATCCGGCTGGGGCTGAATTGCAGGCCTTTCGAAATAACGTTAACTTCCGGAATCCATACGGCAATGGGCAATTTGATCTTGGCTACACTAAATCGTTTCAAAAGCCCGGACAGGAGTTTTCGATCTTAACCCAGTTCAGCCGAATGCCTGACAATTACGTGTATGACACCGACCGATTTTCCACGGCCGATTTACTGATCTATCGGCAACACAGTTCCAACTACAGCAACAATACCGAATACACCTTCCAGACTGACTACACCCACCCGTTCACAATTAATGGACGACGAGACACAACCAATATCAAACTTGAGATTGGCGCAAAAGGTATTCTGCGCGACATTGGTAGTGAATACCGGGTTACGCAGTCGCTGGATGGGCAGAGTCCCCTGGTAGCCGACTCCTCTCAATCAAACGACTTCAACTACACACAACGGATTTATTCGGGCTATACTGCCTTGCGGATCGATACGAAACGGAAGTGGAGTTTGAATGCCGGTGCCCGCTTTGAGCATACCGATATTCGGGGGGATTTCCTGACCACGCAAACCAAACTCGCCAGTGAGTATACGAACTTGATTCCCAGCATCACCCTCTCCAAAAGTATTAAAACGCATACCCTGAAGATCAGCTATACCCAACGCATTCAGCGTCCGATGGTCTGGTATCTGAATCCCTGGCTCAACCAAAGCGATCCTAAAAATATCCAGACGGGCAATCCGTATCTCAATCCCGAACTGAGCCATGCCAGTGAACTTTCGTACAATGTGAGTACCAAGAAAGGACTATCGGTAAATACGGCTCTGTATTATCGGCTTACCAACAATGCGATCGACTACCTCTCAACGGTTGACGCAGCCGGCATCTCCATCAGTAAGCCCCAGAATATTGCCCAGCGAAAAGCAGTTGGTTTAAACCTGAATCTATCCAGTCAGCCGGTTAAGAACTGGAATTTAAATGGAGGTGGCGACATTCGTTATGTAATGTTGAATAGCCCGGCGCTAAATCAGAGTAACAGTGGGCTGGTCTGGAGTGTCAATTTAAACACCAGCTACAAACTACCTCAAAACTATACCCTACAGGCCAATGGAAACTTTAGTTCGGGCTGGCTAAGTCTGCAAGGTATCAATACGGGTTTCTACTGGCACAGTATTTCTGCCAAACGCGAATTCATGGACAAAAAGGCCAGTCTGACACTCGGGCTGAACAATCCGTTTAACCGAGGAGTAAGTCAGACCAACCGGCAATCGGCACCGACCTTTGAATCAGAAGCTCACTCCTATTTTATCCGTCGTTCCGTGCGGCTCACCTTTGAATGGCGCTTTGGGCAAATGAATACGGGGGGTGGTAAAAAAGGCAAGAAAATCAGCAACGATGATAAAGATGGCCGATAA
- a CDS encoding nuclear transport factor 2 family protein, translating into MADFDHRILFVTIYAAFNARAIDEVLVNMHPDVDWPNGWEGGWVKGHDAVRDYWTRQWNVVNPRVEPLRCETDVNGQIVVDVHQVVKDLSGTILADGMVQHVYQLEDGLIRRMEIREV; encoded by the coding sequence ATGGCTGATTTTGATCATCGAATCCTATTTGTGACTATCTACGCGGCTTTTAATGCACGGGCTATTGACGAGGTACTGGTTAATATGCATCCTGACGTCGATTGGCCAAACGGCTGGGAAGGAGGATGGGTAAAGGGGCATGATGCTGTGCGCGACTACTGGACCCGTCAGTGGAACGTAGTGAATCCGCGGGTTGAGCCACTACGCTGCGAAACCGATGTGAATGGCCAGATTGTTGTTGATGTTCACCAGGTTGTAAAGGATCTGTCAGGTACTATTCTGGCAGACGGGATGGTACAGCATGTCTACCAACTGGAGGATGGGCTTATTCGGCGGATGGAGATCAGGGAAGTTTGA